The Clavelina lepadiformis chromosome 1, kaClaLepa1.1, whole genome shotgun sequence genome segment TGGGAGGAATGGACCCCATGTTCAACTTTCTGCGGGAATGGTGTCAGACGTCGATTCCGCGATTGCATACAACCACCAACTTGTCAGCCTGGTATTGAAACAGAAGTTTGTAGTTTTCCGTGTGAAGAAACCACAACGGTGATCACGGAGACACCGACAACAACCAACGCGTCAATTCCGCTTCTTGTCTGGGGAGCATGGGGCAGTTGGTCTTCGTGTTCTCAATCTTGTGAAATAGGGCAGAGAACGCGATCGCGCGACTGCGTGCTTCCATTGCAATGCCAAGAAACTGAACGCGACATCGATCTATGTAATACTGACCTCTGCAATGTAAGTGGAGCATAACACAACatatttttagcatttttgGTCTTATTGTTTAATCATAAACGTGTGCTTAAGATTAAACAATATGAATGAACAGGATTGGACCTCATGGGCCACCACCTCTTGCGTCGGTGTATGCGGTGAAGGAGTAAGCACAAGGGAAAGACGTTGCCGTAGAAATATGCGACTCGGTCCACCAGAATGCTCCAGAAGAATAGAAACCTGCAATTTACAACCATGCGGTAGGAGGACTAGTTTTGTATTGCTCTGTGAGAAGTAGGCATACTTTTATTACGCGATATTTTCCGAGTGCTTTACAGTGGTCCATAGAGTGCAGCTACCTTGCGCGATTGTATAAAGTAGAAGTAGAACTACAGGATACATTACAACATCTTCTAAAATTACCAACACTACTTGCAGTTTCTAACAAACTAAATGAGATTTCTAAAGCTGTTAAGTCGGCATCTCAATCATCTACCCGTTTATTtttcagacaaaaacgttgATTTTCTGTTCCTAGTCGACTCGTCAGATTACGTCGATGATTGCCGTGCGTTAAGAAGAAACAACTTCTCAACGCCTGTGACGTCACTATTCATCAACAAGGAGAACACGCCTGTCTACGCAAGGATGAAATCTTTCATGGATGagtaagtttttaaaactaaaggTATAGTGTTAGGCAGAGAAATACAAATGGTGTTAAACGGCCTCACCAAATTAACAAGTTACTGTAGTACTTGTAACTATAAAAACCTGTAAAAGCCTGGAAATATATAATGGTTGTTATAGATAAAAAGCGTTTCGATAGAAACATTGAGCTAATGTCCGCGGCTTTGGTAGCAGTTTGTGCGCATTTTTACATCAGATTTGTCGCGGAATGGCGCTCGGTGGAAGACGACAAGTCCCACGTCAGCATACAGCTGTTCAGCAGAGCGTGCAGCATCAATACAGCGAGGAACTTGTACGTGTCGAAGAACCTAAGCGAACCCCACCAGAGCTTTTCGGAAACCTATGTAGGAGCGTGTTGATTCATAAATAATCACCGACTCGACCCAGCTCGTTAAGAAGCGCATTTCCATAAAAACCTGAATCTTTTAAACACCTTTTCCATTGGCAGTTACACAGATCGGTTGATGCGGGTTATCTCTTCCTCACAGGTCGATCCTCTTCCCTACATCTGTGGTGGCTTCTACCTCGACTGGGCCTTGCGTTGTTCGATGGACAAGGTGTTGACGCCATCTAGAGGAGATCGACAGAACGTTCCAAACGTCTTGGTGGCGCTCTTAAGTCGGGTTCCGACGTTTTCTCGTCCAAGTCGTGAGTTCCAATTAATACTTTGAAgtcagaaaacaaaataaccgAGTTTTACGTTGAAGTTAAGGCTTCATGAGATCCAAAGGCATTAAAAGACCAAATGCCATGgacaaatattaaaaaaattattgaacaTCATTTTTCCAGCGCTTCTTCTCTCGGCTCTTTCACAACAACTGAAGCAGTCTGGAACGACGGTGATTGCAGCCGGAATAACTCCGCTGTCGAAGCTGACGACGGAGGCAGCAAAAAGAGGATATGAAAATATGCTCCGCACTTTGGCGTGCTCCGGACAGGAAGATTGCCCAACTTATATCGGGTCGATTTGGGAAAACGGGAACGGAAGCCCTGCGGATAGAATTCGGGCAGCACTTCGGAGTGCTGGGGTGCTTTAAAAGATTTGTTGTCGGAAGCCCTTTTTATCGTTGCTTATATGTTTTCTAAAGGATTTGTTTCATGCGttttagtttactttttaCCTATACGAaccaataaatttataatgttgttattttcttgcattaacatttttctgtattaaataaaaaagaaacagttaAAGTTAAATCTTTTTCCagggagcacgacatatggccgcgggaaagtggccgcgaacaaactcaccggggtcaactgaacgtgacgtaaattgaccgcagacaaactgactgtgacataaactggccggcgatcaaattaaccgtcgataaattggccggcgatcaaattaaccggcgacaaattggccgtcaaaaggtcaaaattttaaactcggtagtatatgatatgtaaagtaaatatttgtttgtaactatttcctttgtttttaacaaaattgttttttatttcaatacacattgaaacgtttattgaaataaacagaaatatttccggaaatacaagaaatacgagtaacaacattaaaagacgttcactgcaaaacacatatgacactacataatatgggcactaaaatttacacaagctgttatttgacaaacaaggaagtttattgcgcaaattgtaggttgtgggcgatgcctctgagaaaatctaatatgtcacggtttgcaaaatcttcaacgatggttATTGCAAtaagtccattgttacaacatgagataggctacaacgcattgtttcataatctcatcaaacaactcgtctagactgggaaaatgtatgtaacaataagaaatctatgaatatggGTCAccgtacaaggggccaaaaaactctacgagtggcaaccttgactgcaatacacatactggatagtgactagatagtgaattagaattttgaccttttgacggccaatttgtcgtcggttaatttgatcgccggccaatttatcgacggttaatttgatcgccggccagtttatgtcacagtcagtttgtctgcggtcaatttacgtcacgttcagttgaccccggtgagtttgttcgcggccactttcccgcggccatatgtcgtggaacccttTTTCCAAACAAAACTTGAGAATACGTCAGCTATTAGGCTCGGAATGCTTTTTTGATTGTTTCCCgcttaacattttttctttggtaAATCCTGAATAGAAATCTCTGGAAAgcttcaaaaaaatatttaatcatAATTCCCTCATATCGCAGTGTGCAGTGCGGATACACACCCCTGCGTTTACATGTATAAGGTGGTATTCAAATCTTAGATACCTttggttccacgacaattaaccgtgggaaattgaccgcgaacaaactaaccgggaacaaactgaccgtgacgtaaattgacctagacctagaaccaactgaccggaatgaaaattgaccgggaggtaaattgaccgtgcaagtgctgaattattgtgtttaagttgatggtagtatatgatatgtaaagtaaatatttgtttgtaattatttcctttttttaacaaaatttatttttatttcaatacaaattgaaacatttatttaaataaacaaaaagacttccggaaatacgagtaaTACATTAAAAGAACCtcgctgcaaaacacatatgacactacactACTACacatttgatcgccggccaatttgttgccgatCAGTTGATGaagaccaattgtcgccggttaatttgatcgccggccaatttgttgccgggttaatttgatcgccggccaattttttgccggtcagttgatcacgaccaattgtcgccggttaatttgttcacggtcaattgacgtgatcccgaTACCTTTATAGTTCATATTGATAACAACAGTTATGATGAAGTTATATGACAGTTATGGCGATTATGATGAAGGGTGAAATGTAAGTTggaaatgaatgaaaatttacaacatcacattattattattcttatTGACAATACTGATATGATGCCGATATGCGCCCAGCTGGCAAATTTAACTTCTCGActttatgcaaaatgttaattatttTAAGCGATAATTAATTTAGCGTAACTTGCATCAACTCGCAGcggaaaagttttattttcgtATGACATGATACTGTAGTCAGCAGTCTATGCAAGAATACGTATCCCGACAAAGTCAACCAAGCATCAAACATTGTATCGGCGCATGAATGCCAATAAGAATGTGTATGGGATATAGGCACGCTTCTCACGTGCGTTATCCTGTAACTATTCTGTGATGAATAAACGAACATGCATAAGATTCCATGACGTTACTCGATTTTGCCGTCAAACTAGTGTTGCTCAAACAGGTTCTCTGCATTGTGCAGATTTTAATCAGCGCCGCAAGCACTTGGAGCGGATAACAGCAAAAAGCAGATGTTGGACTATGAATCATCACAGCATCGCTAACTTTCTTGTGTCACTTGGTCTGGGCGTGGTTTAGTAGAAAAGGAATCTATTGGTGTTCGTATTTCCAGTCGTTTATGATGTAACTTTGGTCGCTTCAGGTCATTGGATTACACTCTTTGagcatttttttgtaaagatGGGAGCTTAATCTAAACAGTCGCTGCATAAAGGTTCGTACGTAAAGGGTTCCTCCACGAGTTTCTCTATAAATTGTAAAAGTGTCTTCATTGCTAGTTAGTCACAACTGAGTTATGTTGATTTTGGTCATGACCTGTCAAAGGATGTTATAGTTGTTCGAAGCGACGTTTTGGGTGTTGTTGTCGATGCTGAAACTGCTGCGTAATACCTAGGTAGTGATTGGCATCTGTTGTCTATGTGCATTGCGTTTAGTACACGCCAACATGCACTGAAGGATGgataaatttaatatttaaccaAAATGTTGTATTGTATGAGATGCATATAACTGGTAGTTTAACGTTTAGAAAATTAGACTATATAAACCTTCTTTGGCTTAAAAATAGAATCAACTGcaatattaaataattaattaatggaAGGTTAAACAGCAGATATAATAAAGAATAAATCAGAATAAGTACTAGCAAGCGCTTTGTATTGGCTTGATCGACAGGGCATAGATGAAGTAAGTTCATTTAAGTCAGAATGGCTGGCGCTGCTATCGCGTTCTGTATTTTCACCTCATTCATCCTTCTTGGAGGAATCAGCGGTCAACTTCTTTGCTCGGATGGAGGACAAATGAGACCGATGTTGCTGCCAGACATCCCGTTTCAACAACGGACCTGTCGAGACGGACAGAAGTGCATGAGAGGAAAGGCTGTGGTTGAGTTTCAAGCACCTCCGCCTTATAACGGTTCGTCACTAATCGTAAAAAATTCATGACGTGAAACATTGCTGGCCAGAATTCGTTGTTTACAAATAATGACTGATTTGACGATTCAAGACTGACAATGCCTAACTGTAGGCGAAATATGTTTCTGTCTTAAGATTGTATACAAACCGACCCTAATTTTATCTTACTTTATACGTTATCTGATGTTTGAAGCAAATTGTGAAGATTCTTGCATAGGTTAATCTCTATTTTTCAGTTCAAAGTGAAATAACAGCAGCAACCTGTATGGACGCAGCAGTTTGTGAACCAAACAGGAATTGCACCGATGTAGTGGGAGAGGCTATCGATGAATTCGGTTCACGAACCGGATTGAGAAAGGAATTCCTGGTCGTATTGTAAGTCAGTGTTTCTGCAACATTGCTGTTATGTTTatgttaagttttaaaacaaagatgTTTCAATGAGAATCGCATTAGGACGAGATCATCATAAAACTGACTGTCAGTTGCTTCTTGTCAGGTCGTGCGATTACGTGTGCTGCGCATCAAACAACTGCAATAATGCAACCATTGGGGAAATTCGCGCAACACAAGCAACCAGCATGACAGCCCCCTAACTTGAAACCCTACTTTTCCCCGGATTGTTTAACTTAGATTTCATTCTTCTATTGAATGCACTTACATGCGAGTTAGCGTTACAGTTTTGCAAACATCTGCCTTATTTACCGTTTTCATATGTAAATGTCTATCTTGTTATGGTCTAGTTTCAATGCCATTTCATTTCGaagaaaatctttaaaaatgcAAGTATACTTTCATCATACggagttttttaatttcagcaGACGTTTGTGTTTGGTCAAAAATATAGAACTTGCCGACTCACCCTATTATCAAGATAATGAATGGCATAAATTATTGTAAGACCTTTGCATTATCTTATCGTAACCCAACGggatattttattgaaaagcaTGTTGTGATCATAATGCAACGAAAAAACAGAATTACAAGAAATACAAGTTCAATACGATACAAagaagtaaattaaaaaaactgctTAATATGAGTAGCAAGCATATTGGCCTACTGTACAGCACAGGCAAGTTATAGCTTCATCGAccattttaaataatattgcGATGTGTGATAAACAAGTTCTTTATATCCTCTAGTGGACATCGACAGAATGTCCCAGACGTCTTGGTGGCGTTTTTTTCAG includes the following:
- the LOC143458364 gene encoding uncharacterized protein LOC143458364 codes for the protein MAGAAIAFCIFTSFILLGGISGQLLCSDGGQMRPMLLPDIPFQQRTCRDGQKCMRGKAVVEFQAPPPYNVQSEITAATCMDAAVCEPNRNCTDVVGEAIDEFGSRTGLRKEFLVVLSCDYVCCASNNCNNATIGEIRATQATSMTAP